A stretch of DNA from Candidatus Protochlamydia phocaeensis:
GAAACAGAATAATTTAATCATTTCTATAAATAGATTTAGTCTCTGTTTTTAGTTGGACATGCATCATTCATGCAAACGCCAAATACTGTTACATCACGACATACAGGGCATTCACCAACAACCCAGTCACCAACACCGGCCCTTGTAGCATCAATATAAACACCTTGACTATCCATCCCTAAATTATTAACACCATGAAGTGAGCCCCCAACATTTATAAAAATCCCATTATTGGCAATGTGAACGGTCGTGGGGTTTAAATAGACTTTATTTCCTATCACTTCTCTTATGCAACAACTATTTTCCTTTATTTGATTAGCAAAACTAACTGATGAAAAACAGATAAATAAAAAGAGAAAACATGTTGTAATATACTTGATCATATTGACCTCCTGTTCTTTTTAGCGAGGAACTTTAACAACATGAAAATCAAGTGTCAAATAAATAAAAATTTATGTTAATAAGTGATTAAATATCAATTATTAACTCATCATCCGACAAGCAAAATAGGAAAAGGTCTGAAAATAGGAGTTCCTTAAAGCTGAAACGGCTAATAGCCTCGTGCTCTCAACAAGAACTGAACATTATTTTTGCGAAAATTAAAGACAAACAAAAGGTATAGTGCTCTCCTATATAGACAAGATCACCTAACTTGCTCATTAAGAGATAAAACTATGACTAATTGTAAACTCATTACATCATTAGAATAAAGAAGGCGCTGGTCTTTGGAAGAGAAAATATAGAACTTTGGAATTGCCCCTATAAAACCGGACCACTAACTTGCGATTTGTAATTTATTTAAATTGAGCAGATCTAGACTTAAGTGAGCTGATCTGGACTTAATCTGACACCTATATTAAATGTTATATAAAATAATTGAGACCGAAGCCCAAGTTTTCCCAGAGGGCATCGGTCTCCATAACAAATATAGGTGTATTATGAATCATAGCGATCAACATAAAATTATCAAGAATAAACTAGGTCTTTTGCAGCTTGCTCATACACTTGGTAATGTAAGCCAAGCTTGCAGAGTTATGGGCTATTCTCGAGATAGCTTTTATAGGTATAAAGAGCTTTACGAGACCGGTGGAGAACTGGCTCTGCAAGAAATAAGCCGCAAGAAACCCTGTCTAAAAAATCGAATAGATGAACAAATAGAAAAAGCAGTCGTTGATTTTGCTTTTGAAAAGCCCGCTTTTGGTCCAGTTCGAGTTGCAAATGAAATAAAGAAAAAGGGCTTATGCATCTCTTCTGGAGGCGTGCGTTCTATCTGGCTTAGGCATAATCTTGAAACGTTTCCTAAAAGGCTTAAAGCCTTGGAAGCCAAAGTTGCAGAAGAAGGGCTTATTCTAACGGAAGATCAAGTCAAAGCCTTAGAAAGAGCTAAGGAAGAAAAAGAAGCGCATGGAGAAATTGAAACTGAACATCCAGGATACTTACTGGCTCAAGACACTTATTATGTAGGAACAATTAAAGGAATCGGCAGAATTTATCAGCAGACTGTAATAGATACTTACAGCAAAGTAGCTTTTGCTAAAGTTTATGATCGAAAGAATGCGCTTGTCGCAGCAGAGATGCTCAATGATAAGGTGCTTCCTTGGTTTGAAGAACAAAAGGTTAGACCTCTTAGGATCTTAACGGACAGAGGAACAGAATATTGCGGAAAAATTGAACATCATGAGTATCAACTTTACTTAGCCATTGAAGACATCGATCACACAAGAACAAAAGCCAAATCTCCACAAACAAATGGAATCTGTGAAAGATTTCATCAAACCATTCAAAATGAATTTTATGCAGTATCTTTTAGGAAAAAGCTTTATCAGAATTTAGAGGAGCTACAGGCAGATGTCGATAAATGGATGGAAGAGTATAATAAGGAAAGAACCCATACAGGAAAATATTGCTTTGGTAGAACACCTTGGCAAACTTTTGAGGAATCTAAGCATCTTGCTTTTGAAAAGATGTTAGACAATACTCAACCAACAGCTGATCAAGCTGTCAGTTGAAGATTAGTGTCAGATCAAGTCTTTTTCAGGACAATTTGCTTAGCACTTTCCCTTGTGAACGTCTGACCAATTACGAGTTTGAGGTTTTTAAGCAGTTTCTCCCATGAATAACAATCCATAAAGATCAGTATCTTTAAAATTGACACATCTTAAACACACATTAGGATGATAACCAAGTTCCTCAAAAGCATGATGAAGATGTTGGATGTCGTCTTCCAAGCATATGAAGGTGAATCTAGGATTCTCTATCATTGCATCTCTAATAATTTGAATTTCAGTTTCATTTAAATAATGCCCTCCTAAATAAATGGGCATATTTTTTGCCTTTTTGAAAATACCCTTTAAAATTTCAGGTTTGCGATTCTTCGTATATTCGCTTGTATCCAATTTTTTTGCGCCAGGATAAGTAATAGCATCTTCAATAAGCTGAGAATGCAAAAGGATTTGTCCAACTCCAGTTATGACATCCTGCATACTAAAAGCTTTTTTAGCTGATTTAGCAATCGCCTCTTTTTTAGGTTGTTGTAAAGCATTCTTGCAATCATCTAGATATTTTAAAACTGCGTCTTTTTCGTAATTTTGTAATAATGCAAGTTCATAATACTCAATTGCATTTTCTAAAGATTTTTTTATTCCAATGCCCCATCTATAACAACGAGCGACATTATATTGTCCACGCGCATATCCTTGATCTGCGGCCTTTTTAAAATAATTAAAGGACTCTTCTGGAGATTTGACAACTCCAACCCCATATTCATAACACATCGCAAGATTGCATAAAGCGCGACCATCACCTTGTTCAGCGGCTAATTCGTAATATTGAATGGCTTTTGCAGCACTCTTTTTGACACCTTTGCCATATTCATAATGAAAACCAACATCGCATTGGGCTTCAGCATATCCTTGATCAGCCGCTAATTTGTAATACTCAAAGGCCTTTTTGTAGTCTTTTACGTCGTCAGAGTCATAATAATCAGCCAATTTAATTTGTGCTGGCCCGTAACCTTGATCAGCAGACATTTTATAATATTTAAGACATTCTGCTAGAGATTTCTCGACGCCGCTTCCCCATTTGTACATGTCTCCTAGAAAAAACTGAGCAATTGGATCATTTTGGTCAGCTGCCAAACGGTAATATTTCACAGCGTTTTTCTCGGAAAGCGCTACTCCCAACCCATTTTCATAATAAATTCCTAACATTTGTTGACAATAAGCATCATCTCTATCAGCGCCTAATTTGAGATATCGAGCAGCTTCGCTATAGTCTTCCCT
This window harbors:
- a CDS encoding IS481 family transposase; protein product: MNHSDQHKIIKNKLGLLQLAHTLGNVSQACRVMGYSRDSFYRYKELYETGGELALQEISRKKPCLKNRIDEQIEKAVVDFAFEKPAFGPVRVANEIKKKGLCISSGGVRSIWLRHNLETFPKRLKALEAKVAEEGLILTEDQVKALERAKEEKEAHGEIETEHPGYLLAQDTYYVGTIKGIGRIYQQTVIDTYSKVAFAKVYDRKNALVAAEMLNDKVLPWFEEQKVRPLRILTDRGTEYCGKIEHHEYQLYLAIEDIDHTRTKAKSPQTNGICERFHQTIQNEFYAVSFRKKLYQNLEELQADVDKWMEEYNKERTHTGKYCFGRTPWQTFEESKHLAFEKMLDNTQPTADQAVS
- a CDS encoding SEL1-like repeat protein, with the translated sequence MILSLFFLKHQKNLLSWKIHDALSIHNPIFSKNQQSKTDQEAFITWKMQADQGLAEAQYNTGIGYLDGKGINQSIENAIKYFKLAADQKWVPAYQALFTFYDEREDYSEAARYLKLGADRDDAYCQQMLGIYYENGLGVALSEKNAVKYYRLAADQNDPIAQFFLGDMYKWGSGVEKSLAECLKYYKMSADQGYGPAQIKLADYYDSDDVKDYKKAFEYYKLAADQGYAEAQCDVGFHYEYGKGVKKSAAKAIQYYELAAEQGDGRALCNLAMCYEYGVGVVKSPEESFNYFKKAADQGYARGQYNVARCYRWGIGIKKSLENAIEYYELALLQNYEKDAVLKYLDDCKNALQQPKKEAIAKSAKKAFSMQDVITGVGQILLHSQLIEDAITYPGAKKLDTSEYTKNRKPEILKGIFKKAKNMPIYLGGHYLNETEIQIIRDAMIENPRFTFICLEDDIQHLHHAFEELGYHPNVCLRCVNFKDTDLYGLLFMGETA